Proteins from a single region of Oncorhynchus nerka isolate Pitt River linkage group LG18, Oner_Uvic_2.0, whole genome shotgun sequence:
- the LOC135561639 gene encoding sericin-1-like, giving the protein MRGSGSAGLRGGSSGSAGQARDSGCAGEEEGSGSTGQVKNSISAEEEEGSGSAGLRSSGASGMRGSGASGLRGSGASGLRGSGASGLRGGNSGYTEQAVAPVLMGRRNSLVRGAGTGGPGPGTRTSG; this is encoded by the coding sequence atgaggggctctggcagcgctggactgaggggcgggagctctggcagTGCCGGACAGGCGagagactccggctgcgctggagaggaggaaggctctggcagcactggacaggTGAAAAACTCCATCAGCGCTGAAgaagaggaaggctctggcagcgctggactgaggagctcaggcgcctctggaatgaggggctctggcgcctctggactgaggggctctggcgcctctggactgaggggctctggcgcctctggactgaggggcggaaacTCTGGATACACCGAACAGGCGGTAGCACCTGTATTGATGGGACGGAGaaacagcctggtgcggggagccgGCACTGGTGGTCCCGGGCCGGGGACACGCACCTCCGGGTGA